CCGGGCGATTCGCGTTTGAGTATGCCCCGGCGTGGCTGGAATGGGACCAGCGATTTGCCCTGTGCCCCTCCTTGCCGCTGACGCAAACCCCGCAGGAAACGCCGGAGCAGCACAGCGCGGCGGTTCGCCAGTTTTTTCAGAACCTGTTGCCCGAAGGCCAGGCGCTGGATGACGCGGCACGCGTGAGCAATGTCTCCAAGGCAAACGTGCTCGGCCTTCTCCATGCGCTCGGGCGGGAAACCGCCGGCGCATTGGTGATCTCGCTCCCTGACGAACGTCCTGATCGAATCGAAGTATCGCCGCGCCTGTTGTCCGACGCGGAATTGTCCGAGCGGATTCGGCACCGCCCCTCGGAGCCATTCACGGTCTGGGATGGCAAGGTACGCCTGTCCATCGCCGGCTATCAGGACAAGCTCGCGGTATACGAGCATGAAGGGCAATGGTTTCTTGTGGAAGATCCGACGCTGGCGTCAACCCTCATCCTGAAGCCGGAACCGGTTCGACAGCAGATGGCCGGCATGACAACCAATGAGCTGATGTGCCTGCGACTGGCGCACGCGCTCAAGCTGCCCGCCGCGAAGGCCAGCCTCAGGCACGTGCCGGAACCGGTGCTGGTGATTGAACGTTTTGACCGCAAGCTGAAGGAGGGAAGGGCAGGCCGGATGGAGGTCCAACGCCTTCACTGCATCGACGGCTGTCAGGCGCTGGGGTTGCCCGTCGACTTCAAGTACGAACGTCCCTACGGCGATGGGGAG
The Noviherbaspirillum cavernae DNA segment above includes these coding regions:
- a CDS encoding HipA domain-containing protein; translated protein: MKLAVWTQEHRIGDLSYDGATGRFAFEYAPAWLEWDQRFALCPSLPLTQTPQETPEQHSAAVRQFFQNLLPEGQALDDAARVSNVSKANVLGLLHALGRETAGALVISLPDERPDRIEVSPRLLSDAELSERIRHRPSEPFTVWDGKVRLSIAGYQDKLAVYEHEGQWFLVEDPTLASTLILKPEPVRQQMAGMTTNELMCLRLAHALKLPAAKASLRHVPEPVLVIERFDRKLKEGRAGRMEVQRLHCIDGCQALGLPVDFKYERPYGDGEHVKNIRDGASLRRFFSLLSDKTKIPAPGVAQLEFLRWVIFQVLIGNTDAHAKNLSFFSSVRGLQLAPTYDLVSGLVFAGDGVLDSLAMAIGDNFDPVAISAYDWAQLAHENNLHPRLVAGEVKRLAQACKQALPTLMSELAEEGAEASMMTRVAAVIERQCEEALRVAPHITKIDAVLF